A region of Streptomyces sp. NBC_01750 DNA encodes the following proteins:
- a CDS encoding tubulin-like doman-containing protein — MKIYQPMLFVGLGGTGGRIGAELERGLRRELCGPDGTKLVAAGRRAPFQLPDYLQFVYADFSESELDRLPQFSAKGTEAAAYARTSRVIHDLLPTGYDSSPEVTRMLRVALHEETHGWLPPQERQPRVAPLHNGAGQLPTVGRAALFATLRSGLEPVLRQLRAAISTISNSAGDLRDLGGRQIRGCDVFVAFSVAGGTGAGIYYDFIHLIGHEFRKSNVPGVKIYPLVVMPSAFPPEAGGGREAELNSARALVDLARLVDDQNVPDARNDFGDVKQRGSISVHYPVDGVVALRPSTVQTAFLFSRPAVIRPEDLRRSITAMVMSLIGTELGDESGQGRTEDDYQSFAASFVNKSVERSTPARSGIGYRGMSTSLAASLTVPVDDLAEIVAGRLLAQAVHGMAEDARRPRDDGAERVQELFGRSGIGRLWTREAPEIPVPDPLPKGNKHIGQALRDRIGDMEDRLGRLGRELDREIPRLVEDFKPQAGARELLGLIGPFQLERTLAGLHGHPQRAAEAGFAGMLENRKNDPERPDGVQPSAPQIPRIRGGVGGLVPARWGDPDVQEAIVEQDDWYRWRANRLWHRGWKEQESRWRPPMARAIKEIGELARALRAHEEDERKLFLERRKELYRDDRTGVSYLLPPQNNLRAFYDDVFDRLVQHEGLPENTDPAGLLARLIQPEDWQRALEAVRRSPRAAVKEIKQVVEQRVKGLFGEASVLNDRPLLPSMGVLLRAAAGDEDAEATVDSRWLEQFRSQLAGLLPVGFTPDGSGPLKVLIVHPASEADGRAEQFLKQELNLPRDPQATQEYRAVDTESITVVLFRSGMSLTDVSEVRHVLRLWSEARDAAGVDDFLHWRQRLGHRDDWLASTEDDRQRILHRILCAMWNGRVDIEGPATSPELIRIRLQEGDSATMTLRLEAFDGSVSSWAGLLAAYERWALLDEGQIIEDFCDRLMRTQPTGLATTPVPASTLFTTLVHEVAPQQVALLDELSGRYGDEDEEWLVPLRHFWEQTLKGALEMRFPGASRPTRPSLRALDQRYAQGAGPEPDARSNGGRTAGSPAPERRERERPHFEKRERESPERETPERESSERESPEREAPERGKPEHRRPERDRSEPDTAASSVKYPWDLEGGEE; from the coding sequence ATGAAGATCTACCAGCCCATGCTCTTCGTCGGCCTGGGCGGAACCGGCGGCCGGATCGGCGCCGAGCTGGAACGCGGACTGCGCCGCGAGCTGTGCGGTCCCGATGGCACCAAACTGGTCGCCGCCGGCCGGCGCGCACCGTTCCAGCTGCCGGACTACCTCCAATTCGTCTACGCGGACTTCAGCGAGTCCGAGCTCGACCGGCTCCCGCAGTTCAGCGCCAAGGGCACCGAGGCCGCCGCGTACGCCCGTACCTCACGCGTCATCCACGATCTGCTGCCCACCGGCTACGACAGCTCTCCGGAGGTGACCCGCATGCTGCGGGTCGCCCTGCACGAGGAGACCCACGGCTGGCTGCCGCCGCAGGAGCGGCAGCCGCGCGTGGCCCCGCTGCACAACGGCGCCGGGCAGCTCCCCACGGTGGGCCGGGCCGCGCTCTTCGCCACGCTGCGCAGCGGTCTCGAGCCGGTACTGCGGCAACTGCGCGCGGCCATCAGCACCATCAGCAACTCCGCGGGCGATCTCCGCGACCTGGGCGGACGGCAGATCCGCGGCTGCGATGTGTTCGTGGCGTTCTCGGTGGCCGGAGGTACCGGAGCCGGCATCTACTACGACTTCATCCACCTCATCGGGCACGAGTTCCGCAAGTCCAATGTGCCAGGAGTCAAGATCTATCCCCTGGTGGTCATGCCCTCGGCCTTCCCACCCGAGGCCGGCGGCGGCCGCGAGGCCGAGCTGAACTCCGCCCGCGCGCTGGTCGACCTCGCCCGGCTGGTGGACGACCAGAATGTGCCCGACGCCCGGAACGACTTCGGCGATGTGAAACAGCGCGGCTCGATCAGCGTGCACTATCCCGTGGACGGGGTCGTCGCGCTGCGCCCGTCGACCGTGCAGACCGCCTTCCTCTTCAGCAGGCCCGCGGTCATCAGACCGGAGGACCTGCGCCGCTCCATCACCGCGATGGTGATGTCGCTCATCGGCACGGAGCTGGGCGACGAGAGCGGCCAGGGCCGCACCGAGGACGACTACCAGTCGTTCGCGGCCAGCTTCGTCAACAAGAGCGTGGAGCGCTCCACCCCGGCCCGCTCCGGCATCGGCTACCGCGGCATGTCCACCAGCCTGGCCGCCTCACTGACCGTACCCGTGGACGACCTCGCCGAAATAGTCGCCGGCCGGCTGCTCGCCCAGGCGGTCCACGGCATGGCCGAGGATGCCAGACGCCCCCGTGACGACGGCGCCGAACGGGTCCAGGAGCTCTTCGGGCGCTCCGGCATCGGCCGCCTGTGGACCCGGGAGGCCCCGGAGATCCCGGTCCCCGATCCGCTGCCCAAGGGGAACAAACATATCGGCCAGGCGCTCCGCGACCGGATCGGTGACATGGAGGACCGGCTCGGCAGGCTCGGCCGTGAGCTGGACCGGGAGATCCCGCGGCTCGTCGAGGACTTCAAGCCGCAGGCCGGGGCACGCGAACTCCTCGGCCTGATCGGACCGTTCCAGCTCGAACGGACACTGGCCGGGCTGCATGGCCATCCGCAGCGGGCCGCCGAGGCCGGGTTCGCCGGAATGCTGGAGAACCGGAAGAACGATCCGGAGCGGCCGGACGGCGTTCAGCCCTCCGCCCCGCAGATCCCGCGGATCAGAGGGGGAGTGGGCGGGCTCGTCCCGGCGCGCTGGGGGGACCCGGACGTCCAGGAGGCCATCGTCGAGCAGGACGACTGGTACCGCTGGCGGGCCAACCGGCTGTGGCACCGCGGCTGGAAGGAACAGGAATCCCGGTGGCGGCCACCGATGGCCCGCGCCATCAAGGAGATCGGCGAGCTCGCCAGGGCGCTGCGCGCGCACGAGGAGGACGAGCGCAAGCTGTTCCTGGAACGCCGCAAGGAGCTCTACCGCGACGACCGCACGGGAGTCTCGTATCTGCTGCCTCCGCAGAACAACCTCAGGGCCTTCTACGACGATGTCTTCGACCGCCTCGTCCAGCACGAGGGACTGCCGGAGAACACGGATCCCGCCGGGCTGCTGGCGAGACTGATCCAGCCGGAGGACTGGCAGCGTGCGCTGGAGGCCGTACGCCGCTCTCCGCGCGCCGCCGTCAAGGAGATCAAGCAGGTCGTCGAACAGCGGGTCAAGGGGCTCTTCGGAGAGGCGAGTGTGCTCAACGACCGTCCCCTGCTGCCCTCGATGGGAGTACTGCTGCGGGCCGCGGCCGGCGACGAGGACGCCGAGGCCACCGTGGACAGCCGCTGGCTGGAGCAGTTCCGCTCGCAACTGGCGGGGCTGCTGCCGGTCGGCTTCACCCCGGACGGCAGCGGTCCGCTGAAGGTCCTCATCGTGCACCCGGCAAGCGAGGCGGACGGGCGTGCCGAACAGTTCCTGAAGCAGGAGCTGAATCTGCCGCGCGACCCCCAGGCGACCCAGGAGTACCGGGCCGTGGACACGGAGTCCATCACGGTGGTGCTGTTCCGCAGCGGGATGAGCCTCACCGATGTCTCCGAGGTACGGCATGTGCTCAGGCTCTGGTCGGAGGCGCGGGACGCGGCGGGAGTGGACGACTTCCTGCACTGGCGGCAGCGGCTGGGCCACCGCGACGACTGGCTGGCCAGCACGGAGGACGACCGGCAGCGGATTCTGCACCGGATCCTCTGCGCGATGTGGAACGGACGCGTCGATATCGAGGGTCCGGCCACATCGCCCGAGTTGATACGGATCCGGCTCCAGGAGGGCGACTCGGCGACCATGACCCTGCGGCTGGAGGCCTTCGACGGCTCCGTCTCGAGCTGGGCCGGGCTGCTGGCGGCGTACGAGAGGTGGGCGCTGCTGGACGAGGGCCAGATCATCGAGGACTTCTGCGACCGGCTGATGCGCACCCAGCCGACCGGGCTCGCCACCACCCCCGTACCCGCGTCGACGCTCTTCACGACGCTCGTTCACGAGGTGGCTCCCCAGCAGGTCGCGCTTCTGGACGAGCTCTCCGGGCGGTACGGCGACGAGGACGAGGAATGGCTCGTGCCCCTGCGGCACTTCTGGGAGCAGACCCTCAAGGGAGCCCTGGAGATGCGCTTCCCGGGTGCGTCCCGGCCCACCAGGCCCTCGCTGCGGGCGCTGGACCAGCGCTATGCGCAGGGAGCCGGACCGGAGCCGGACGCGCGGTCCAACGGCGGGCGCACCGCGGGGTCACCGGCACCGGAGCGGCGGGAGCGTGAGAGGCCGCATTTTGAGAAGCGGGAGCGGGAGAGCCCGGAACGCGAGACCCCGGAACGCGAGAGCTCAGAACGGGAGAGCCCGGAGCGCGAGGCGCCGGAGCGTGGGAAGCCGGAGCACAGGAGGCCGGAGCGTGACAGGTCGGAGCCTGACACGGCGGCGTCTTCGGTGAAATACCCCTGGGACCTGGAGGGCGGTGAGGAGTGA